Proteins encoded by one window of Chloroflexota bacterium:
- a CDS encoding response regulator, producing MPDQPVLLVEDNPDDEELTRRAFKKSRVINELVVARDGQEALDCIFGDGARPIADIQLVLLDLKLPKIHGLEVLRRIRSDPRTRTLPVVILTSSDEERDLVAGYDLGANSYIRKPVDFQQFAEAVQQLSLYWLVLNEPPPATAA from the coding sequence ATGCCAGATCAACCGGTGCTGTTGGTTGAAGACAATCCCGACGATGAGGAGCTGACGCGGCGAGCGTTCAAAAAGAGCCGAGTGATCAATGAGCTGGTCGTCGCGCGGGACGGCCAGGAGGCGCTGGACTGCATTTTCGGGGATGGCGCGAGGCCAATCGCCGATATCCAGCTCGTCCTGCTGGATTTGAAACTTCCGAAGATCCACGGGCTGGAGGTGCTCCGTCGGATCCGGTCAGACCCGCGCACGCGCACGCTCCCAGTCGTGATTCTCACCTCGTCGGACGAGGAGCGCGACCTCGTTGCCGGTTACGACCTGGGAGCGAACAGCTACATTCGAAAGCCCGTTGACTTCCAGCAGTTCGCCGAGGCCGTGCAACAGCTCAGTCTTTACTGGCTGGTGTTGAACGAGCCGCCGCCGGCGACGGCCGCGTAG
- a CDS encoding ATP-binding protein, whose product MSKPPWGLRLQLAAVTIGVALLTGAGIAALFIVRSSQALRDDVLSEQLATASLTAEFASIYVAGAQMAVDGLAREARLVEAATSDTPESASPDLAVFLHSYTPLAAITLFDLDGVSRATGLADPAAVGVSAADRDYFQEIARTKEPFVGRPIVSRITSLPVVPYAVPVVDTEGTMRAVLMGSISVARLSEALARVNPDSLLRISVVDRREGGTNIAHTDPSRLLDRPNLGPGALSQILAGAAGTEQFRSPDGNELLLAFNPIPGLPWSVVTWQPADQAMAPITRRGWEAAAFAAVAIVLAGAAGIVVSLRISHPVLRLRDAARRVAAGDLAVRVRFTQQDEIGQLGRAFDAMAESLQERSRALEAANREMEDFSYAVAHELRAPLRAIYGFSHELVAEHGAQLDEQARGDLSRIRAASLRMGQLIEGVLTLLRLGRVELRREAVDLSAIADTVARQLQAEAPDRAVRVTIAKGVMARGDPALLRTALAHLLGNAWKFTRPITAPAIAFGSHQADGATAYFVRDNGVGFDMAHTANLFGAFQRLHSVDEFEGNGVGLAAVQRIVRRHGGRVWAEAAPGKGATFWFTLEPGNENHHD is encoded by the coding sequence ATGTCGAAACCGCCCTGGGGCTTGCGCCTCCAGCTTGCGGCCGTGACCATTGGTGTCGCGCTGCTCACCGGCGCGGGCATCGCCGCCCTGTTCATTGTGCGCAGCAGCCAGGCGCTGCGCGACGATGTCCTGAGCGAGCAGCTTGCCACGGCCAGCCTCACCGCGGAGTTTGCGTCCATCTACGTTGCCGGCGCGCAGATGGCAGTAGACGGACTGGCGCGCGAGGCTCGCCTGGTCGAAGCGGCTACGTCGGACACGCCTGAGTCGGCATCGCCCGACCTCGCAGTCTTCCTCCACAGCTACACCCCCCTCGCGGCCATCACCCTGTTCGACCTCGATGGGGTCTCACGCGCTACAGGGCTCGCCGACCCGGCGGCCGTGGGCGTCTCCGCGGCTGACCGAGACTACTTCCAGGAAATCGCGCGAACGAAGGAGCCCTTCGTCGGTCGGCCGATCGTGTCCCGGATCACCAGCCTCCCCGTCGTCCCGTACGCGGTGCCGGTCGTCGATACGGAAGGAACGATGCGCGCGGTCCTGATGGGGTCGATCTCCGTGGCACGTCTCTCCGAGGCCCTGGCCAGGGTCAATCCCGACAGCCTGCTGCGCATCTCCGTCGTCGACCGGCGCGAGGGCGGAACGAACATCGCGCACACGGACCCCTCCAGGCTCCTCGATCGACCGAATCTTGGCCCTGGCGCGCTCTCGCAGATCCTTGCAGGAGCCGCGGGAACGGAGCAGTTCCGCAGTCCTGACGGCAACGAATTGCTCCTTGCCTTTAATCCCATTCCCGGCCTACCGTGGTCCGTGGTGACTTGGCAGCCGGCCGACCAGGCCATGGCCCCGATCACCCGGCGCGGGTGGGAGGCGGCCGCCTTCGCCGCGGTGGCGATCGTTCTCGCCGGAGCGGCAGGGATCGTCGTGTCGCTCCGGATCAGCCATCCGGTCCTTCGCTTGCGCGATGCGGCGCGCCGCGTGGCGGCCGGCGACCTCGCCGTTCGCGTACGCTTCACCCAGCAAGACGAGATCGGCCAGCTCGGCCGCGCCTTCGACGCCATGGCGGAATCACTCCAGGAGCGGTCGCGCGCCCTCGAGGCGGCGAACCGCGAGATGGAGGACTTCAGCTACGCGGTCGCCCACGAGCTGCGCGCGCCCCTCCGCGCCATCTACGGCTTCAGCCACGAGCTGGTGGCCGAGCATGGCGCTCAGCTCGACGAGCAAGCCCGGGGCGACCTGAGCCGAATCCGCGCAGCGAGCCTGCGGATGGGCCAGCTCATCGAGGGCGTCCTGACCCTGCTCCGACTCGGCAGAGTCGAGCTTCGTCGGGAAGCGGTCGACCTGAGCGCCATTGCCGACACAGTCGCGCGCCAGCTCCAGGCCGAGGCGCCGGACCGCGCCGTTCGCGTCACCATCGCCAAAGGGGTGATGGCCCGAGGCGACCCGGCGCTCCTGCGGACAGCGCTCGCGCACCTCCTGGGAAACGCGTGGAAGTTCACGCGCCCGATCACCGCGCCGGCGATCGCCTTCGGCTCGCATCAGGCAGATGGAGCGACGGCCTACTTCGTGCGCGACAACGGTGTCGGCTTCGACATGGCCCACACGGCGAACCTGTTCGGCGCGTTCCAGCGCTTGCACAGCGTCGACGAGTTCGAGGGCAACGGCGTTGGACTCGCGGCGGTCCAGCGCATTGTCCGCCGCCACGGCGGGCGCGTCTGGGCCGAAGCCGCGCCCGGAAAGGGCGCCACGTTCTGGTTCACGTTGGAGCCGGGGAATGAGAACCACCATGACTGA
- a CDS encoding PAS domain S-box protein yields MTDRTLHVLFVEDNPDDAEIIARQLRRELGPVKHRRVETPEALERAHAERAWDVVLVDYTLPRFNGADAVRLVRQWRPEPPSIVVSGTITDEVAAELLRVGAADFILKDRPARLSHAIRHAMEEARLRAEARSALAELKSSEKRFRSLIEQGSDFIAIVDDNGVMTYVAPSVLRLFGYQADEVLGRNILDWVHPDDVERARAGLADLLRNPASPRVETFRVRHRSGEYRWLEGSGTVLSDESAVRAVVLNYHDITERRTAEIALAESEAQYRRIVTSVQEGISQIDAEDRMVFVNDRMAAMLGYAPEEMLGRPLADFIGPTRRGAPLNEAMARRHMGVAERIEVDLLHKNGGIVWAIVSASPLFDAHGHYVGALAALTDITDRKRDEEALASKNRALRTLSRGNDELIHASTEIDLVRGICRAVVEEGGYRFAWVGYVERHGARMIRPIAWAGQDATYLEDAPPVVGGGRTGGRPIAAAVRTGEVAVVQQLDRRPVTRWMKEARKRGYMSVIAIPLKDGEDVFGVLNIYAAQPDAFDHDERQLLEELANDLAFGILGLRERAAHTETQRRELEALQKIRATIEATVAALAGALELRDPYTAGHQRRVASLAAAIGRGLGLPDDRVEGIRFGALIHDIGKVYVPSEILNRPGTLTPVEFELIKTHAQAGYDIVKDVQFPWPIAEMVLQHHERLDGSGYPNGLRGEAICLEARILAVADVVEAIGTFRPYRPALGMDRGLEVIRSQRGVAFDASVVDACIQVIGAGFRFEAANDVQEGGS; encoded by the coding sequence ATGACTGACCGGACCTTGCACGTCCTCTTCGTCGAGGACAATCCCGACGACGCCGAGATCATCGCGCGGCAGCTCCGGCGGGAGCTGGGGCCCGTGAAGCACCGGCGGGTCGAGACGCCGGAGGCCCTGGAAAGGGCCCACGCCGAGCGGGCATGGGACGTCGTGCTTGTCGACTATACGCTCCCGCGCTTCAACGGGGCGGACGCCGTTCGGCTGGTGCGCCAGTGGCGGCCGGAGCCCCCCTCCATTGTCGTGTCGGGAACCATTACCGACGAGGTGGCCGCCGAGCTGTTGCGGGTCGGCGCGGCGGACTTCATCCTGAAGGACCGACCGGCCCGTCTCAGCCACGCCATCCGGCACGCGATGGAGGAGGCGCGCCTGCGCGCCGAAGCACGCTCGGCGCTCGCGGAGCTCAAGTCCAGTGAGAAGCGCTTCCGCTCCCTCATCGAGCAGGGCTCCGATTTCATCGCCATCGTAGACGACAACGGCGTGATGACATACGTCGCCCCGTCCGTGCTTCGGTTGTTCGGCTACCAGGCGGACGAGGTCCTCGGTCGCAACATCCTCGATTGGGTCCATCCCGACGACGTCGAGCGCGCCAGAGCTGGCCTCGCAGACCTCTTGCGCAATCCCGCGTCGCCACGCGTCGAGACCTTTCGAGTGCGGCACCGGAGCGGCGAGTATCGCTGGCTCGAGGGCTCCGGGACGGTCCTGAGCGACGAATCCGCCGTGCGCGCCGTTGTGCTGAACTATCACGACATCACCGAGCGGCGCACTGCCGAAATCGCGCTCGCGGAAAGCGAGGCGCAGTATCGACGCATCGTCACGTCGGTCCAGGAGGGGATCAGCCAGATCGACGCCGAGGACCGCATGGTGTTCGTGAACGACCGCATGGCCGCGATGCTGGGCTACGCGCCGGAGGAGATGCTGGGCCGCCCGCTCGCCGACTTCATCGGACCCACTCGGCGGGGGGCTCCGCTGAATGAGGCGATGGCTCGGCGGCACATGGGTGTCGCCGAGCGCATCGAGGTCGACCTGCTCCACAAGAACGGCGGGATCGTCTGGGCGATCGTCTCCGCGAGCCCGCTGTTCGATGCCCATGGACACTACGTCGGCGCCCTGGCCGCGCTGACCGATATCACCGACCGCAAGCGTGACGAGGAGGCTCTCGCCTCCAAAAACCGCGCGCTGCGCACCCTCAGCCGAGGCAATGACGAGCTGATCCATGCGTCCACCGAGATCGATCTGGTGCGAGGGATCTGCCGAGCCGTCGTCGAGGAGGGCGGCTACCGCTTTGCCTGGGTCGGGTACGTCGAGCGCCACGGGGCGCGAATGATCCGGCCGATCGCGTGGGCCGGGCAGGACGCCACGTACCTCGAAGATGCTCCGCCGGTCGTGGGCGGCGGCAGGACGGGCGGACGGCCGATCGCCGCCGCGGTCCGGACCGGCGAGGTCGCCGTCGTGCAGCAGCTCGACCGCAGGCCGGTGACGCGATGGATGAAGGAGGCGCGCAAACGAGGGTACATGTCCGTCATCGCAATCCCGCTCAAGGACGGAGAGGACGTGTTCGGCGTGCTCAATATCTACGCGGCGCAGCCGGACGCGTTCGATCACGATGAGCGCCAGCTCCTCGAGGAGCTGGCCAATGACCTGGCGTTCGGGATCCTCGGGCTGCGCGAGCGCGCCGCGCACACGGAGACCCAGCGCCGCGAGCTGGAGGCGCTGCAAAAGATCCGCGCGACGATCGAAGCGACCGTGGCCGCGCTCGCCGGGGCGCTGGAGCTCCGGGACCCGTATACGGCGGGCCACCAGCGCCGGGTGGCGAGCCTGGCCGCGGCCATTGGCCGCGGGCTTGGCCTCCCGGACGACCGGGTCGAGGGGATCCGCTTCGGCGCGCTCATCCACGACATCGGCAAGGTCTACGTGCCGTCCGAGATCCTCAATCGCCCCGGCACCCTCACGCCCGTCGAGTTCGAGCTGATCAAGACCCACGCCCAGGCCGGTTACGACATCGTGAAGGACGTGCAGTTCCCCTGGCCCATCGCCGAGATGGTGCTCCAGCACCACGAGCGGCTGGACGGGTCCGGCTACCCGAACGGCCTGCGCGGCGAGGCAATCTGCCTGGAGGCGCGCATCCTGGCCGTGGCGGACGTGGTGGAGGCGATCGGTACATTCCGTCCCTATCGGCCCGCGCTGGGCATGGACCGCGGCCTGGAGGTGATTAGGAGTCAGCGTGGGGTCGCCTTCGACGCGTCGGTCGTCGACGCCTGCATCCAGGTGATCGGGGCGGGGTTCCGCTTCGAGGCCGCGAACGACGTGCAGGAAGGAGGTTCGTGA
- a CDS encoding MFS transporter, whose amino-acid sequence MSTGARVPGDTTGAERRPAATRFLALANPDCRRYLVGGMLSMMGDNVEHVITYWMLYQYFHSPALAGFAVISHWVPFLLLSVFFGSLADRYDCRKVIQASQLLFMSVSASWGALFLTQRLEVWHAMVLLSLHGMAAALWAPAEQLMLHDIVGPETLPSAVRLNSTARSLGILCGPAVGSALLLGLGPTFGIFANVLIYLPLTTWLLTVPYTGHLREQPGARRPRLSLVAAVRVLRDVADNPTIIAMVALGGVSALLIGAALGPQMPEFAHDLGIDTAGLAYGGFIAANAGGAVLGGILLEASGLLRPSARTALFSTVVWGLSMIGFAATESYPLSILLLILAGVASLASQSIAQTLVQLLAPPAERGRVIGLYSMASNGLKAGSGVTVGILGGFISIRWSLGLSALLLCFVVLGLLVLVTRAAAGEASARGAAARGR is encoded by the coding sequence GTGAGCACCGGCGCGCGCGTCCCCGGCGACACCACGGGAGCGGAGCGTCGCCCAGCCGCCACGCGCTTCCTTGCCCTCGCGAATCCGGACTGCCGGCGGTACCTCGTCGGCGGCATGCTCTCGATGATGGGCGACAACGTCGAGCACGTCATCACCTACTGGATGCTCTACCAGTACTTCCACTCGCCCGCCCTCGCCGGGTTCGCGGTCATCAGCCACTGGGTGCCGTTCCTGCTTCTGTCCGTCTTCTTCGGCTCGCTAGCGGACCGGTACGATTGCCGGAAGGTCATCCAGGCGTCGCAGCTCCTCTTTATGTCCGTCTCCGCGTCGTGGGGAGCCCTGTTCTTGACCCAGCGGCTCGAGGTCTGGCACGCCATGGTGCTCCTCTCCCTCCACGGTATGGCGGCGGCCCTCTGGGCGCCGGCCGAGCAGCTCATGCTCCACGACATCGTCGGGCCGGAGACGCTCCCCAGCGCCGTGCGCCTGAACTCGACGGCGCGCAGCCTGGGGATCCTCTGCGGCCCAGCCGTCGGGTCCGCGCTGCTGCTGGGACTCGGGCCCACCTTCGGCATCTTCGCCAACGTGCTGATCTACCTCCCGCTCACAACGTGGCTGCTCACCGTTCCGTATACCGGCCACCTTCGCGAGCAGCCCGGCGCCCGCCGGCCGCGCCTCTCGCTCGTCGCCGCCGTGCGCGTGCTTCGCGACGTGGCCGACAACCCGACCATCATCGCCATGGTCGCCCTCGGTGGGGTGAGCGCCCTCTTGATCGGCGCCGCCCTCGGGCCCCAGATGCCCGAGTTCGCCCACGACCTGGGCATCGACACGGCGGGCCTCGCCTACGGCGGCTTCATCGCCGCCAACGCCGGCGGCGCGGTGCTGGGGGGCATCCTGCTCGAGGCGAGCGGCCTGCTCCGCCCGAGCGCCCGCACCGCGCTCTTCAGCACGGTCGTCTGGGGGCTGAGCATGATCGGCTTCGCGGCCACCGAAAGCTATCCGCTCTCGATCCTGCTGCTGATCCTGGCGGGCGTGGCCAGCCTCGCGTCACAGTCCATCGCGCAGACGCTCGTCCAGCTCCTGGCGCCGCCGGCCGAGCGAGGCCGCGTCATCGGCCTCTACAGCATGGCGAGCAACGGGCTGAAGGCGGGCAGCGGGGTGACGGTCGGGATCCTGGGCGGCTTCATCAGCATTCGCTGGTCGCTGGGGCTCAGCGCCCTGCTGCTGTGCTTCGTAGTCCTGGGCCTGCTGGTGCTCGTCACGCGGGCAGCGGCGGGCGAGGCTTCGGCGCGCGGGGCGGCCGCCCGGGGGAGGTGA
- a CDS encoding LCP family protein — MRSDPPDDDFDEAYDDEERPRRRIGPLKVAFIGLVCGVALSFGAILTAFSTGTGAGAPGALTILMMGTDQRPDERGSDPGRTDSMMLVVVRPNAPVALVSVPRDLWVSIPGYGEGRINTAYRSAELERPGSGPAEAKTTVAAALGIHVDRYVLVDMAGLRTIVDDVGGVDVDVPTTIIDQAFPTDDYGITTIEIPAGRQHLNGAMALAYARTRHQDSDFGRMGRQQQVIEALMAKLARPSGMLAAPRVLRAVSAATRSDLSPADAAFLAAGGVLAGGGVRQMVIGPELVSPLTGDDGAALLQPRPGLKAAVADFVELASPRS, encoded by the coding sequence GTGAGATCCGATCCCCCGGACGACGACTTCGACGAAGCCTACGACGACGAGGAGCGGCCGCGTCGGCGCATCGGGCCGCTCAAGGTCGCCTTCATCGGGCTCGTCTGCGGCGTCGCCCTCAGCTTCGGCGCGATCCTGACGGCCTTCTCGACGGGGACCGGCGCCGGGGCGCCCGGGGCGCTGACCATCCTCATGATGGGGACCGACCAGCGGCCGGACGAGCGCGGGTCGGACCCCGGGCGGACCGATTCGATGATGTTGGTTGTGGTGCGGCCGAACGCTCCCGTGGCGCTCGTCTCGGTCCCCCGCGATCTCTGGGTCTCGATCCCCGGCTATGGGGAGGGGCGAATCAATACGGCGTATCGCAGCGCCGAGTTGGAGCGGCCCGGTAGCGGGCCCGCCGAGGCAAAGACAACGGTCGCGGCGGCGCTGGGGATCCACGTCGACCGGTACGTGTTGGTCGACATGGCAGGCCTGCGGACCATCGTCGACGACGTGGGCGGCGTCGACGTCGACGTGCCAACAACCATCATCGACCAGGCCTTCCCCACGGACGATTACGGCATTACCACCATCGAGATTCCGGCCGGGCGCCAGCACCTGAACGGCGCGATGGCCCTCGCCTACGCCCGGACCCGCCACCAGGACAGCGACTTCGGGCGGATGGGGCGCCAGCAGCAGGTGATCGAGGCGCTGATGGCGAAGCTGGCGCGCCCGTCCGGGATGCTGGCCGCGCCCCGGGTGTTGCGCGCGGTCTCCGCGGCCACGCGATCCGACCTATCACCGGCGGACGCGGCGTTTCTGGCGGCCGGGGGCGTGCTGGCCGGGGGCGGCGTGCGCCAGATGGTGATCGGCCCGGAGTTGGTGAGTCCGCTGACCGGTGACGACGGCGCGGCGCTCCTGCAGCCGCGGCCGGGGCTGAAGGCCGCGGTCGCGGACTTTGTGGAGTTGGCTTCTCCGCGCTCCTGA